TGTATTTACTTTTTTGCAAAACTCTATGATGTATTTTGGATACGTCACTTTGATTGCCAACGACATGTGGGCACATAATTTCCTGCGCTAAGTCGATGCAATTATGCATATAAATGATATCTGAATTTTCCATATCTCCATGGCTAATTACAAGTGAAGGTCTGTGCTGACGACACCAAGCATTTGCACGTTTGGTGAACCAAAGTCGTCTTATGAAGCTGCTTAGAGGAAGCTTGGGAATGATCTTCAAATCCGCACCATAGGAAGCTACCGTTTTTTTATTAGCTTTTTCGCATATAACTTTGACCCGATAACCCATACTTTTCAAAATAGAAATTTGTTGCAAAGCAATTCTTGCTGCGCCAGTAGTCTTATTCAATTTACGAATAGCAATAACGGCGGTTGGCACCTCTTCCATGATAGAACCTGCTGATAGTGGTTTTAAAAATTAATGTCTAGCCTTCAAATAATTTTTCATATATTTCCAAAATACGCCGTTAGCATTCGATACTGCTATCACTAGCCCTCTCCAGCCATCGCGCCAAGCTTGCTGTAAAAAATAGGTGCGCAGAAAAGCGAATAGTGCTTTGAAAAAAATGACCGGCACTGAATAAATCTTAAGCTTTCCTGACTCAGCGCGAAGAGTAGAGTAACGATTAATTTTTTCTAAAAACTGCGATAAATCCGTAACAGCCGTATGTTCAATACTACCCGATAAGCGCTGTATCCGGCTAACGCTGCTTACAGCGATTGCTTCATGAACCATGGCGTCATTAAAATTATGATTGCGACGATTGAATACCCGAATTAGCCAGTCATTACCCCATCCAGAGTAGCGAACAGGTTGCCCCATCATCCAGTTCTCGCGCACTATTTCACCAAGGTCATTGGGTGATGCGCTATTGACCCAAGATGTAAGCGACTCAATGAGCGCTTTTGAGGGGGCCTCGTCTGCATCCAGTGAGAGTATCCAATCGTGTTTAGCTAAGGAAACGGCATGACGTTTAGTAGGTCCGAAGCCTAGAAAATCACCTTCGTAAAGGGAAACGTTTGGATAGCTTGCTGCAATAGGTAAGGTCTCGTCGCTGGATCCGTTATCATAAATCACAACGTTTTCGAAGCATTGCAGCGCATCCAGCGTATGCCTCAACGTCGAGGCTGCATTTCGAGTGATGATAACAACGCTAACGCCAGCGGGCATAATTATACCGATCCTGTTAGTGAGTAGGTAGTGGGTGCTATTATAGCGGCTTTGTATTTACCATATCCCCCGTGAGGCGCTTTTGCACATCATTCATGTCAATCTGGCCAGAGGCTTTCGTGGTGGTGAACGCCAAACAGTCCTGTTGATACAAGCATTAGCCAAACAGGATGAGATAGGGCGCCAGACGCTCGTATGCCAGCCATCATCACCGCTGCGTGCTGAGCTAGCAGATACTCCCGATGTTGAATTTGTTAATGCTAATCATCAATTAGCGGGCCATTGGCAGGCTGGTAAGGGGGGGATTATCCATGCGCATGAGGCAAAAGCGGTTCATTGGGCATGGCTACATAGCGTGCTGTTTCGTACGCCTTATATTATTACTCGCCGAGTTGATACCCCTATTAAACGTAAATGGAGTAATAAGGTTTTTTATCGTTACGCCCACTGTTGTGTCGCCATTTCAAATGTCATTGCCCGTGAGATTAATGCGTTAGTGCCGCGATCAATATTTGTTATCGCAAGTGCATATACACCTGTTCGCCATAATCCTGATGTTGCAAAAAAACTACGTGATACGTACCCAGGACGCTTTATTGTGGGACATATTGGGGCATTGGTGGATCGCCATAAGGGGCAGAGAGTACTGCTAGAGGTGGCTCGACAGTTTGAAAAAACGTATCCAGAGGTGCTGTTTGTATTTTTTGGAAAGGGGGAAGATGAGCATAAGCTTCAACAGGAGAGCGAATCTTTAAGTAATGTTCGTTGGTTGGGCTTCAAAGCCAATATTGGTGACTATATGCCAGCATTGGATCTTTTTGCCTTTCCTTCACGGAATGAAGGATTAGGGTCGGTACTCCTAGATATAATGACTGCTAAAGTCTCCATTATTGCCAGCGACGTAGGGGGAATTCCTGATATAATAACGCATGAACAGACGGGTCTTTTAGTGCCCCCAAATAATGCCGCAATGCTAGCCGATGGTATCAAGAGAATGATGAATGATAGCCGGCTTAGGGCTGAATTATCTTATAGGGCTTTTGCTCAATTGGAGAACTACTCTCCTGATGCAATGGCCGCAGCTTACTTGCCGTTATACCGCTCCATATAGTGCTCCTGTGACACTTCTTATGACAGTATAGGCTAAAGCTTATGTCCTTGAAAAATCGATGGAAAGCAAACAAGCATAAATTTTTGTTTTACGGTAAAGGTGTTTTTGAAATTGGCTTGCCTAAAAGATACTATCACTATGAGCAGAGAAAAATTCTCAATGCATTTAATAGAATGCCGCTAGGTAGAGATCGATATTATATTGAAAGTCGAGTTAATTACTATAACAAGCTCTCTGGACAGAGTGTCCTTAATCAGCAAGCGGAAAGAGTCGGCAGTTTTTCCAAACAAAAAAGCTGGTCTTACTATATCGATATGAAACGCTATTTGTTGAGGTTTAATGAGTCCTTACAATTCCATTTCTTACCAGGTGATGTTCGCAACGTACCTCAAGAGCCTGCTTTTGTAAAAAGCCGCCCCATTACTCAAGATAATCAGTACTCTATCCTGCTGAAATTAAACCGAGTGAGACATTATTATTTTGTTAACGATCCGCTAAGCTTTGACGATAAGAAAGATAAGCTGGTGTGGCGTGGGGCCTGTCATCAGTCGCACCGTCAGGCATTTGTTAAACAGTATTACGCTCATCCCCTGTGTGATGTAGGAGACACACGTAAAGGTGTCCAAGGTGATCCCTGTGCACGCCCGTTTATGAGTATTAGTGAACAATTGCAGTATAAATTTATACTGAGTATAGAGGGTAATGATGTGGCGACGAATCTCAAGTGGATTATGGCCTCTAACTCTTTATGTTTTATGGCTAAGCCTAAGTATGAGACTTGGTTTATGGAAGGAGTGCTTAAACCGGGCTATCACTACGTTGAGGTAGCTGATGACTACTCAGATTTAGAAGAGAAGATGGCTTATTACTCTTGCCACCTTGGTGAGGCAAAGCAAATAATTCAAAATGCTAATGATTATGTAAAACCATTTTTAAATTATCAGCAAGAACACCTCATTGGCCTTTTAGTAATGCAAAAATATTTTGAAAAGACTGGACAGTTGTAAGCACGACTGTGAACCTTGAAGTCGAAATAGTTAATTATAACCACTGCTGCTGAGATACAAGCTAGTCTTCACATTGAACCCTGGCAGAGGATTGGCTGTCACGCAGTAAAGAGTCTGTCAGAATAGCGACTTTTCTCCACCCCGTGCCCAAACGGAAATACTTATGGACTTATCGTCACTCTCTTCTGCGCCCTCTCATTTTTCGCTGATGCGCGGGTATACCTCCTTTGCGGTGTTGCTACTGGGCGCCATTGCGCCTATTGTACCCTCAGGCTACTCAGTAGGCGCCGGGCTATTGCTGCTTGGCGCTTTTGCGCTGCCCTTCATCCGCACAAATGTACGCTTTGACCGTCAAGATTGGTGGGTTATTGGTGTATTGGCTTTTTACGCACTGGTGGGGCTATTCGAAGCCTGGAGCGACGAGCAGGGATTTCGAGGTGCGGATAAACCATTGCGTTTTATATTGGTAGTTCCTGTATTAGCGTTGATATTGGCCTATCCACCACGGCTAGGTTGGCTATGGAGTGGCCTGGCCGTGGGGGGAGTGGCTGTTGGAAGCTGGGGTGCTTGGCAAAAGCTGCTTATAGGCGTTGAGCGCGCAGGCGGGTATACCCATGTTATCCAGTTTGGGAACATTAGTATGTTAACGGGCATATTATGTTTAGCCGGTATGGGCTGGGCAATTGTGCAGCCCAATCGCAAACAGTGGCTGCTTTTGTTGACTCTGGGGGCTCTGGGAGGTGTCTTGGGTTCGCTCTTTTCCGGTAGCAGAGGGGGATGGGTAGGGCTTCCCTTTGTACTTTGGGTGCTGTACCGCGCCTATGGATATGAGCTCGCTACGCACTGGAAGATAGGCGCCTTAACTATAGTGTTGTTGGGGGCGTTGTGCGTATATGCAGTGCCTCAGCTAGGTGTTCAACAACGTGTCCATCAGGCGTTCGAAGATATTGAACGCTATGTATCGGGCGAGAGCCGAACCTCCTCAGTGGGAGCGCGCTTTGAGATGTGGAAGGGGGCCTCCCATCTAATCATTGAGAAACCGCTGCTTGGCTGGGGTAGCAATGGTTATCAACACGGAATGCAGGCGCTAGCGGGGGTTGGTGTGATTGATCCAGGCGTTGTTCAGTATGAGCATGCACACAATGAGTTTGTGGATGCGACCGCTAAACGAGGAGTCCTTGGTCTTGCCGCTCTGCTATTACTTTATCTGGTACCTCTGCGGCTATTTATGCGCCAGTTGAATGCGCCTAATCTGGAACTTCGATCATTAGCCGTAGGTGGGGCGCTGCTGCCGGTCGCTTATATAGATTTTGGTCTCTCACAAGCTTTTTTGACTCATAATAGCGGGGTCATGATTTACACTTTTTGGCTTGTGGTGTTATGGGGTAGCTACCGAGCCTGCCAGCGGAAGCTTGAGAATCAAGCTATATGAACTGAACCCAGAGAGGAACACTCAAAATTGATACCCGGTTTAGGTAACAACTGAATTAGCAGCGGTATCCTTTATAAATGATAGGCATAAACGGCGCTTCGGTGAACTTTTTGATGGAGCGCTCCAGCCTCTCTAAATTTTCTTTCCCCCACTTCCCTGGAGACCGTAGCCTGCAGCGATCAAAATCAATCAGCCAAGGCTCGCCCGTGGGGTCGATCAAAATATTGCGGGCGTTCAGGTCAACATGATCAAGCCCCGCTTGATGAAAGCGGTAAATCATAGCACCTACACGCTTTAATAACGCTTCATCCGCCAGATCGTTGACGAGTAACTCAGCGAATGCTTTGGCGCCAGCAATGCGCACGGTAATCAACGCGGCTTCATAAGTAAGCCCGTAGTGGGTAACGCAGCTCGCTACGGGGCGGGGTACCGGTAGGCCTTGCTCAAAAAGCTTGGCGGTTAAGCGCAGTTCACGAAATGCCCGGGTGCGCTCAGCGCCAGTCCATAAATAGCGTTTCTCACTGAGTTTGGCCGCCATGCCCCCCCGGCGATAGGGCCTTAATACCCACTGCTCGGTCGGGGTTGCCTGTAAAAACAGGCTACTGCCCCGGCCAGGCGCTTCGCCCACAATTAATCCGCGTTCACACCAGTAATCGCGAGTGAATAGGTCTGGATCAATTTGGTGTGTTCCCGGCGCGTCACATAAACTGTCTACATCATGTAAAATCAGCCAATTTCTCTGCCGGAGTGCCGCTAAGCGCATGAAGCCCTCTCTGCCTGTTCAGCCTAACCACATTGCCATTTTGCGCCTCTCCGCCCTAGGAGATGTGTGCAATCTCGTGCCCACGGTGCGGGCGTTGCAGCGCCAGTGGCCCGATGCGCGCATTACCTGGATTATCGGTAAGGGGGAGCACAGTCTACTGGCGGGGCTTTCCGGGGTCGAGTTCGTTGTTTACGACAAGTCGACCGGTATTGCCGGTATGCGTGCGCTATGGCGGCAGCTTGCCGATACGCGCTTCGATGTACTGCTGCATATGCAGCAGGCCATACGTGCCAGCATGCTGTCACTTGGGCTGAAGGCCGACGTACGTGTGGGCTATGACAAGGCGCGCGCCAAAGATGCTCAGCACTGGTTCACCCAGCATCAGCTCGCGCCCCACCCGAATGCCCATGTGCTGGAGTCCTTTATGGACTTCGCCCGGGTGCTCGGGGTAGAGGATAACCGCTTAACGTGGGATTTACCTGTGCCCGATACGGCACGTAATGAGGCTCAGGTGATCAGCGGTGAGGCCCCTTACCTCGTCATTAACCCGTGTAGCAACGTTCGCCTGCGTAATTTTCGCAACTGGTCGGTAGAAGGCTACGCTAGCGTTATTGAACACGCTTGGGTGCAATACGGTCTTAAAAGCGTATTGACCGGCGGTGGTAGTGCCTTGGAGCGGGAAATAGGCGATCAAATCGAAGCGCTTTGCCAGCCAGGCAGTGTGATTAACGCCATTGGCGGCACCTCTTTAAAAGGGGTTTTAGCGCTGATCGATCAAGCCCAAGCGGTGATAGCGCCGGATACCGGACCGATTCATATGGCCAATGCCATGGGAACACCCGCACTGGGGCTTTATGCCTCCACCAATCCCCAGCGCGCCGCGCCCTATTTGTGGCGTGATTTTGCGGTCAACGCCTACCCCGAAGCGGTACGTACTTATCTGCATAAGTCGGTAGATGAGGTGAGCTGGGGCCAACGGGTGCGCCACCCAAGTGCCATGATGCTGATTAAAGCAGACGACGTTATCGCTAAACTGGATACACTGCTGGCGCATACCGACTCTACCGCCAGCGCAGGGAGCATCGATGAAGATTGATTTAACCGCCTTAGAACATGCCCACGTGCTAGTGGTCGGCGATGTCATGCTAGATCGCTACTGGCATGGCGGTACCTCGCGCATTTCCCCCGAAGCGCCGGTGCCGGTGGTGCGCGTGGAAGATGTCGAAGATCGCCCAGGCGGGGCGGCCAATGTGGCATTGAACATTACTTCCCTAGGTGGCCACGCGGTGCTAGCGGGCGTGATCGGAGACGATGACAACGCACAGATTCTACAAGCCAGCTTGAGTGCTTCAGGGGTAAGTACTTACTTTCAGCGTAGCGCTGAGGTGCCGACGATTACCAAGCTGCGTGTGATGAGTCGTAACCAGCAGCTGCTGCGCCTGGATTTCGAGCAGCGCTTGGACAGTGTCGATACCACTGAGCTAGTGACGCAGGTAGAAAAGGCGCTCCCTGATTGCGACATAGTGATCCTTTCCGACTACGGCAAAGGCACGCTGAACCAAGTAGAAAACTTGATAGCCAACGCAAGAGCCCAGGGTAAGCGGGTGCTAATCGATCCGAAAGGGCAGGATTTCAGCAAATATCGTGGGGCGAGTTTAATTACCCCCAATCTCACCGAATTTGAAGCCGTGGTGGGCCATTGTGCGACCGATGCTGAGTTATCCCGCCGCGGCGAAGCGCTGCGCGCTGAGCTTGAGCTGGAAGCATTGCTGATTACCCGCAGTGAAAAGGGCATGACATTGATTCGTGATGGGCATGCGCCGCTACACCTGCCTACCCGCGCTCAGGAAGTCTTCGATGTGACAGGGGCGGGCGATACCGTTATTGGCCTAATGGGGCTAGCGCTAGCGGCAGGCCACGCCTTTCCCGAAGCGATGATGCTGGCCAACCTGGGGGCAGGGTTGGTAGTGGCCAAACCGGGCACGGCAACGCTTTCCATCGCCGAGCTCTACACGGCCTTACATGGCGATAAGCTGGCCGAGTTTGGGTTGATTGAGCCGGATGTATTGATCGAGGCGGTGCGTGCTGCTCAACTGCGCGGTGAGCGGGTGGTCATGACCAACGGCTGCTTTGATATTCTGCACGCTGGCCACGTGGCTTATCTGGAGCAGGCTAAACGTCTGGGTGACCGTTTAATCGTCGCGGTTAACGACGATGCCTCTATTGGCCGTCTGAAAGGGCCCAAGCGGCCGATTAATCCACTTAACCGGCGCATGCAGGTGTTGGCGGGGTTAGGCGCCGTCGATTGGGTCGTGCCGTTTGGTGACGACACCCCCCAGGCGCTGATCGAAGCGGTGCTACCCGATATATTAGTCAAAGGTGGCGACTACCGGCCAGAAGATATCGCCGGGGGCGCGGCGGTTATCGCTAATGGTGGCGAGGTTAAAGTACTGGGCTTTGAAGATGGCGTGTCGACCTCGGCGATGATTAGTTCGATTCTAGATCGTGAGCGTTAAGAAACCTCTGATGTCTTCACCTGCCTGGCCTCGGCTTGCCTACTCAGCGGCACTGTATGCGCTCTCACCGCTGATTGGCTGGCGCATCTGGCGTGAGCAAGTACCCACTTACTCACGCCTTCAACGGCTGGGTTTACGCCTGCAGCCGCTTCCCCCTGCGCCACGCATTTGGCTGCACTGCGCCTCGGTGGGAGAAGTCCGCGCTGCTCGACCGTTGATTGAGGGACTACTAGCGCGTCACCCAATGCATAGCCTGCTGCTCACCACCATGACCGCTACCGGCGCCCAGCAGTCCCAAGCGCTCATTAGCGAGCAACCCCCAAGCGATCAGGCAAGGCTTACCCATCGCTTCCTGCCGTTGGATTTTCCCGGTGCTGCCAGACGCTTTGTACGCAGCGTACAGCCCGAACTAGCGATCCTGTTTGAAACCGAGCTGTGGCCCAACTTGATTCACGCCTGCCGCCAGCAGGGTGTGCCGGTGGCCGTGGTGAATGGCCGCCTATCGCCCCGCGCCTTTAAGCGCTACCAACGCCTGCGCCCGCTAATGGCCAGCACGCTCGCCGAGATTAGCTGGCTAGCTGCAAAATCATCGGCAGACGCCGAACGCTTTAATGCCCTTGGCTGCAGCACGGGTATCACCCGCATAGTCGGCTCGCTGAAATTTGAAATGGCTAGCCAAAATAAGGCGAAGAAAGAGGGTGAGCACTTACTTCAAGAGTGGGGAGAGCGTCCGGTTTGGGTGGCGGGCTCAACCCGAGATGGCGAAGAAACACTGATACTTCAAGCTCATCGTCAGCTACTTAGGCGCTATCCGAGCGCGTTGCTGGTGCTGGTGCCCCGTCACCCCCAGCGCTTTGATGAGGTGGCTAAGCTTTGCCAAACAGAAAGCTGGGCACTCAGCCGCCGCAGCCTCCAGCAGCCTGCCACAAAGCAAACGCAGGTTTACCTGGGGGATACGCTTGGTGAATTGGCTATGCTGTATGCGGCGGGCCGTGTGGCCTTTGTGGGGGGCAGCCTAGTGCCATTGGGCGGGCACAATGTGCTTGAACCCGCGGCGCTCGGCAGGCCGGTGCTTAGCGGCTCCTCAATTGAAAACTTCGCTGATGTGGCTGAGCCGCTTCTAGCGGCAGGTGCGCTAACCTTAGTCGATAGCCCGGAGGCCCTGGCAGACACTGTGGCAGGCTATTTTGCCAACCCCGAGCGCGCCCAACAGGCTGGACGCGCCGGCCGCGCGGTGATTGAGGCACAAAAAGGTGCGCTGGCTCGCACCCTGACAGGATTGGAAGCCCTGCTGCCCCGGTAACCAGTGCAGTTATTTATATGCCGTTGTCTTGTTATCCGCTTAAATGGTCGCAAGCTAAAGCTACCTCCCACCCGTGCAGAAATCACTCTGGCAGAGATAATTCCTCAACGAGTGACAATAGTCTTTTTATGAACGCGTGATGCGCTCTACGCCATCTTCCTTGCCCAGCAGCAGAACATCGGCGCCGCGGGCGGCAAACAGGCCATTGGTCACCACTCCGACGATAGCGTTGATACGCGCCTCC
This Vreelandella neptunia DNA region includes the following protein-coding sequences:
- a CDS encoding glycosyltransferase family 4 protein; the protein is MHIIHVNLARGFRGGERQTVLLIQALAKQDEIGRQTLVCQPSSPLRAELADTPDVEFVNANHQLAGHWQAGKGGIIHAHEAKAVHWAWLHSVLFRTPYIITRRVDTPIKRKWSNKVFYRYAHCCVAISNVIAREINALVPRSIFVIASAYTPVRHNPDVAKKLRDTYPGRFIVGHIGALVDRHKGQRVLLEVARQFEKTYPEVLFVFFGKGEDEHKLQQESESLSNVRWLGFKANIGDYMPALDLFAFPSRNEGLGSVLLDIMTAKVSIIASDVGGIPDIITHEQTGLLVPPNNAAMLADGIKRMMNDSRLRAELSYRAFAQLENYSPDAMAAAYLPLYRSI
- the hldE gene encoding bifunctional D-glycero-beta-D-manno-heptose-7-phosphate kinase/D-glycero-beta-D-manno-heptose 1-phosphate adenylyltransferase HldE, whose protein sequence is MKIDLTALEHAHVLVVGDVMLDRYWHGGTSRISPEAPVPVVRVEDVEDRPGGAANVALNITSLGGHAVLAGVIGDDDNAQILQASLSASGVSTYFQRSAEVPTITKLRVMSRNQQLLRLDFEQRLDSVDTTELVTQVEKALPDCDIVILSDYGKGTLNQVENLIANARAQGKRVLIDPKGQDFSKYRGASLITPNLTEFEAVVGHCATDAELSRRGEALRAELELEALLITRSEKGMTLIRDGHAPLHLPTRAQEVFDVTGAGDTVIGLMGLALAAGHAFPEAMMLANLGAGLVVAKPGTATLSIAELYTALHGDKLAEFGLIEPDVLIEAVRAAQLRGERVVMTNGCFDILHAGHVAYLEQAKRLGDRLIVAVNDDASIGRLKGPKRPINPLNRRMQVLAGLGAVDWVVPFGDDTPQALIEAVLPDILVKGGDYRPEDIAGGAAVIANGGEVKVLGFEDGVSTSAMISSILDRER
- a CDS encoding 3-deoxy-D-manno-octulosonic acid kinase translates to MRLAALRQRNWLILHDVDSLCDAPGTHQIDPDLFTRDYWCERGLIVGEAPGRGSSLFLQATPTEQWVLRPYRRGGMAAKLSEKRYLWTGAERTRAFRELRLTAKLFEQGLPVPRPVASCVTHYGLTYEAALITVRIAGAKAFAELLVNDLADEALLKRVGAMIYRFHQAGLDHVDLNARNILIDPTGEPWLIDFDRCRLRSPGKWGKENLERLERSIKKFTEAPFMPIIYKGYRC
- a CDS encoding O-antigen ligase family protein produces the protein MDLSSLSSAPSHFSLMRGYTSFAVLLLGAIAPIVPSGYSVGAGLLLLGAFALPFIRTNVRFDRQDWWVIGVLAFYALVGLFEAWSDEQGFRGADKPLRFILVVPVLALILAYPPRLGWLWSGLAVGGVAVGSWGAWQKLLIGVERAGGYTHVIQFGNISMLTGILCLAGMGWAIVQPNRKQWLLLLTLGALGGVLGSLFSGSRGGWVGLPFVLWVLYRAYGYELATHWKIGALTIVLLGALCVYAVPQLGVQQRVHQAFEDIERYVSGESRTSSVGARFEMWKGASHLIIEKPLLGWGSNGYQHGMQALAGVGVIDPGVVQYEHAHNEFVDATAKRGVLGLAALLLLYLVPLRLFMRQLNAPNLELRSLAVGGALLPVAYIDFGLSQAFLTHNSGVMIYTFWLVVLWGSYRACQRKLENQAI
- a CDS encoding glycosyltransferase family 9 protein gives rise to the protein MKPSLPVQPNHIAILRLSALGDVCNLVPTVRALQRQWPDARITWIIGKGEHSLLAGLSGVEFVVYDKSTGIAGMRALWRQLADTRFDVLLHMQQAIRASMLSLGLKADVRVGYDKARAKDAQHWFTQHQLAPHPNAHVLESFMDFARVLGVEDNRLTWDLPVPDTARNEAQVISGEAPYLVINPCSNVRLRNFRNWSVEGYASVIEHAWVQYGLKSVLTGGGSALEREIGDQIEALCQPGSVINAIGGTSLKGVLALIDQAQAVIAPDTGPIHMANAMGTPALGLYASTNPQRAAPYLWRDFAVNAYPEAVRTYLHKSVDEVSWGQRVRHPSAMMLIKADDVIAKLDTLLAHTDSTASAGSIDED
- the waaA gene encoding lipid IV(A) 3-deoxy-D-manno-octulosonic acid transferase, which gives rise to MSSPAWPRLAYSAALYALSPLIGWRIWREQVPTYSRLQRLGLRLQPLPPAPRIWLHCASVGEVRAARPLIEGLLARHPMHSLLLTTMTATGAQQSQALISEQPPSDQARLTHRFLPLDFPGAARRFVRSVQPELAILFETELWPNLIHACRQQGVPVAVVNGRLSPRAFKRYQRLRPLMASTLAEISWLAAKSSADAERFNALGCSTGITRIVGSLKFEMASQNKAKKEGEHLLQEWGERPVWVAGSTRDGEETLILQAHRQLLRRYPSALLVLVPRHPQRFDEVAKLCQTESWALSRRSLQQPATKQTQVYLGDTLGELAMLYAAGRVAFVGGSLVPLGGHNVLEPAALGRPVLSGSSIENFADVAEPLLAAGALTLVDSPEALADTVAGYFANPERAQQAGRAGRAVIEAQKGALARTLTGLEALLPR
- a CDS encoding glycosyltransferase family 2 protein, with translation MPAGVSVVIITRNAASTLRHTLDALQCFENVVIYDNGSSDETLPIAASYPNVSLYEGDFLGFGPTKRHAVSLAKHDWILSLDADEAPSKALIESLTSWVNSASPNDLGEIVRENWMMGQPVRYSGWGNDWLIRVFNRRNHNFNDAMVHEAIAVSSVSRIQRLSGSIEHTAVTDLSQFLEKINRYSTLRAESGKLKIYSVPVIFFKALFAFLRTYFLQQAWRDGWRGLVIAVSNANGVFWKYMKNYLKARH
- a CDS encoding glycosyl transferase family 90, whose amino-acid sequence is MSLKNRWKANKHKFLFYGKGVFEIGLPKRYYHYEQRKILNAFNRMPLGRDRYYIESRVNYYNKLSGQSVLNQQAERVGSFSKQKSWSYYIDMKRYLLRFNESLQFHFLPGDVRNVPQEPAFVKSRPITQDNQYSILLKLNRVRHYYFVNDPLSFDDKKDKLVWRGACHQSHRQAFVKQYYAHPLCDVGDTRKGVQGDPCARPFMSISEQLQYKFILSIEGNDVATNLKWIMASNSLCFMAKPKYETWFMEGVLKPGYHYVEVADDYSDLEEKMAYYSCHLGEAKQIIQNANDYVKPFLNYQQEHLIGLLVMQKYFEKTGQL